The following DNA comes from Frankia casuarinae.
CGGGCAAGGTCCGGGAGCTGTTCGCGGTCGGGGACGACGCCGTGCTGCTGGTCGCCAGCGACCGCATCTCGGCGTTCGACGTGGTCCTACCGACCGAGATTCCCGACAAGGGAGCCGTTCTCACCGGGCTTTCGCTGTGGTGGTTCGACCAGCTCGCCGACCTGGTCCCGTCCCACGTCGTCAGTTCGAACGTCGACGAGTACCCGGCCGAGCTCACTCCGTACACGGAGCAGCTGCGTGGCCGGTCGATGCTGTGCCGACGCCTGAACATGGTGCAGATCGAGTGCGTCGCCCGTGGTTATCTGACCGGCAGCGGGCTGAAGGACTACCAGCGCACCGGCGCGGTCAGCGGGCATCCCCTACCCACCGGGCTGGTGGACGGCAGCAAGCTGCCGGCACCGATCTACACGCCGTCCACGAAGGCGCCGATCGGTGAGCACGACGAGAACATCAGCCGGGCCGACGCGGCCGGCCGGATCGGCACCGAGCTTGCCGCCGAGCTCGAGCGGCTGACCCTGCAGATCTTCGGCCGGGCCAGTGTCCTCGCAGCCGAGCGCGGCATCCTGCTCGCTGACACCAAGTTCGAGTTCGGTCATGACACCCAGGGCACGCTGCGGCTCGCCGACGAGGTCCTGACCCCTGACTCGTCCCGGTTCTGGCCGGAGGACACCTGGCGGCCCGGGGCCTCCCAGCCGTCCTTCGACAAGCAGTACATCCGTGACTATCTGACGAGTACCGGCTGGGACAGGACCGCGCCGGGGCCGGAGCTGCCCGCGGACGTTGTCGAGGCGACCCGGGTCCGTTACGTGGAGGCCTACGAGCGGCTGACCGGCATCTCCTTCAAGGACTACCTGTCCACCGTCTGACCGCGCTCGCACCGCGAACAACACGAGAAGTTATCTTCTGGGTACTATAAGTTCATCTTAGGTTCTCTCCTAGAAGGAGATCGAGATATCGAGAGAGGTGAGCTGCCATGGCCACGAAGACGGACACCCCGCCACGGGCACGGCCACAGCCGCACCGGGAGGACACGGACACCTCTGCCCCTGAGCGGGACCAGCGGCAGCCGGCCGCGCCCACGGGCCCCGAGCGGTCGTCTGGCACACGCACCTTCACGGTCCGGGCACCGCTACTCACGTCGCGGTTCGAGGTTGGACGAGGTACGAGCATGCAGTGGCCGTCACTGGGCAAGAGCGCCTACTACCTGGGACTCGGCGGGCTCGCCGCGGCCTCAATCATCGAATGGCCGGTCGCGGCGGCGATCGCCGCCGGCACCTACGTCGCGCAGCACACCCGCCCAGGAGCCCCCACGCCCTCCTCCCCCGAGGAGGCCGAGGCCCCTGAGCGGGCTGAGCCCACGCACGCCGGGGCCTGAACTCCGGTGGACTCGCCGCCCCCACGAAGTGGCGCATAACGTCATAAAGCAACAAATTGCACCTTCCGGCGTGAGCAGAGGGCTTCGTTCGGGACGATCGCCCGAACGAAGCCCAGCTCACAGGGGAGGGCGGCAACCATTGCAGCCGAGTTACAGTTGCCAACGACGTCCGGTACCCCATCCGAGGACTGGAACGGATCATGACTACTGTTTCCTCCACCACGCCCGGCCGCCCATCGACGGAATCCCGCGATCAGGCGGCCACCGCCACGGTCCCCTCCGCAAGGAGCATTGCCCCCTCCGCCCGGCCCAGCACGCTCCCCGGCTCGTCCCGTCCCGTCCTGGCCAGAGACCGGGCCGAGCTGCGCGCCGGGCTCGCCGCGCTCGACCGGCAGGCCAACATCGCCCGGCGGGGTGAGGGCGGTCCGCCCGCGCCGGACGACGCGCCCACTCGGGCGGCAGCCGGGCACCCGCGCCCGACCAGGGCCGTCGTCATGACAATGGGAGCGCTGCACGAGGGCCACGCCTCGCTGTTGCGCGCCGCCCGGGCCCAGGCGGACCAGGTGGTTGCCACGATCTACGTTAATCCGCTGCAGTTCGGCGCGGGTGAGGATCTCGACCGGTACCCGCGCACCCTGGCCGCCGATCTCGACGTGTGCGCGGGGGAGGGGGTCGATCTCGTCTTCGTCCCCCGGGCGATCCACGACCCGCCGCCGCTCGTCCGGTTGCAGGCCGGGCCGCTCGGTGAGCTGCTTGAAGGCGCCGCCCGTCCGGGCCATTTCGATGGGATGCTGACCCTGGTGGGGACCATGCTCCACCTGGTCCGTCCGGACCTGGCGTTCTTCGGGCGCAAGGACGCCCAGCAGCTGGTCTGCATCCGCCGGATGGTCGCGGACCTCGCCTTCGACGTCACCGTGATCGGCGTGGAGACCGTGCGCGAGCCCGACGGCCTCGCGATGTCGAGCCGGAACGTCTACCTGACCCCCGACCAGCGGCGCAGCGCGCTCGCGCTGTCCCGAGCGCTCGCCGCCGGGGCACGGGCCCAGGCGGGCGGGCGGGACACCGTGCTCGCGACCGCGCGGGAGGTTCTGGCCGCCGCGGACGGGGTGGACGTGGACTACCTCGCCCTGGCCAGCCCCGACGATCTACGTCCGGTCCGGAGCGGTCCCGCCCTGCTACTCGTCGCCGCCCGGGTGGGCACCACCCGCCTGATCGACAACATCGATCTCGTCCTGCCTCCGGAATCCCCGGCGCCGGCCCCCACCGGAACTCCGGCATCAGCCGGATCCCCCGCCGTCACCCCCCGACCGGACCGTCCCGCCGACCGCGATCACCCGGGAGCCTGACCGTGTTGCGCACCATGCTCACCGCCAAGATCCACCGTGCCACGGTCACCCAGGCCGATCTGCACTACGTGGGCTCCGTGACGATCGACGCGGACCTGCTGGCCGCCGCCGACCTGCTGCCTGGCGAGCAGGTCACGATCGTCGACATCAACAACGGCGCCCGGCTGGAGACGTACGCCATCGCGGGACCGGCGGGAAGCGGGATCATCGGTATTAACGGTGCCGCGGCGCGCCTGGTCCAGCCGGGCGACCTAGTGATCATCATTGCGTACGGGCTCATGGACGACGCCGAGGCGCGCCGGCACGTCCCGAAGGTGCTGTTCGTCGACGCGGCAAACCGGATCATCGGGCACGGCGACGACCCGGCCGAACCGCTCCCCGGCGACCCGTCGAGCCTGCGTGGCGACATCCCGGTCGACATCCCGGTCGACATCCCGGTACCCACAGCCGCGGCGGCGGTCCGATCGGCCATGGCTACGCAGTGACCGTGCTACCTTGCCGGCTCGGCGCGCCCCGCCCGGGATGGATGCGCGCCGCGGACGTCGTCGTCATCGGTTCGGGCATCGCCGGGCTCACGACGGTCCTGCACCTGCGCCGGGCGCTGCCCGCCGCCCGGGTGCTGCTGGTGACCAAGGCGCACCTCGACGCCGGGTCGACCCGGTGGGCGCAGGGTGGGATCGCCGCCGCGCTCGCCGCGGAGGACTCGCCCGATGATCATCTTGCCGACACCCTGGTCGCCGGCGTCGGGCTGTGCGACGAGGACGCAGCCCGAGTGCTGGTCCGCGACGGACCGGCGCGGGTGCGTGAGCTCGCCGAGCTCGGCGCCCGGTTCGATCGGACCACCGACGGCTCGTTCGCCCTCACTCGGGAGGGCGGCCATCTGCGCAACCGCATCATCCATGCGGGTGGGGACGCCACCGGCCTGGAGGTGGAACGCGCCCTGATCACCGCCGTCCGGGCCGATGAGAGCATCGAGGTCATCGAACACGCCCTGGTCCTCGACCTGCTGCTCGACTCCGACGGCCGGGCCGCCGGCGCTACCCTGCACGTGCTGGGGGAGGGCAGCCGGGACGGCGTCGGCGCGGTGACGGCGGGCGCGGTGGTCCTGGCGACCGGCGGGATGGGGCAGATCTTCGCGTCGACGACCAATCCCGGCGTCTCCACCGGGGACGGGGTGGCGCTGGCTCTGCGCGCGGGCGCCGTCGTCGCGGACCTGGAGTTCGTCCAGTTCCACCCGACCGCCCTGTGGCTACCCCCGTCCAGGCCGGGCGCCGTCGCCGAACTGCTCGGGGGCCAGCAGCCACTGGTCAGCGAGGCCATGCGGGGGGAGGGTGCCGTTCTCGTCGACGCGGCCGGCGAACGGGTGATGGCGGGCGTCCATCGGCTGGCCGACCTCGCGCCGCGCGACGTCGTCGCCAAGCAGATGTCGCGGGTCATGGCGGCCCAGGGGGTCGATCACCTGTTCCTGGACGCCCGGGGGCTGGGCGCGGCGACCATCGAGCGGCGGTTTCCCTCGATCACCGCGCGCTGCCGGTCCGCCGGCATCGATCCGGTCGCCAGGCCGATCCCCGTCGCGCCGGCCGCCCACTACGCCAGCGGCGGGGTGCGCACGGATCTGTGGGGCCGCACGAGCGTGGCCGGCCTGTACGCCTGCGGGGAGGTGGCCTGCACCGGGGTGCACGGCGCCAACCGGCTCGCGTCGAACAGCCTGCTGGAGGGGCTGGTCTTCGCCGCACGCATCGCGGAGCACCTGGCCGGCACAGCGCCCGGCGGCCGGCACCGCGTCGCCATCCCCGCCGCGCCGGTGGTCGGTCGCGGCAGTGGTCTGACCGACCCCGCCGAACGCGCGGAGCTCGCGCGCGCGATGACCGACGGTGCCGGGGTGCTGCGCAGCGCGGACAGCCTGCGGGCGACGGCGAAGGTACTGGCCGGTCTCGGGGACCTGCGGGTCAGCGGGGCGACGGTCACGGCCGGGCCGCCGGCCTGGGAGATGACCAACCTGCGCACGGTTGCGACGGCCCTCGCCGCCGCCGCCGCCAGCCGGACGGAGACCCGCGGGTCCCATTGGCGAGAGGACTTCGGTGAGCGGGACGACGAACACTGGCTCGGCCGGATCCTCACCCGGCTCAATCCAGAAGGGGAACTGATCGTGGACGTCGAGCCCATGCGCGGCTCGCGGTGAGCGGTTCCGCGCCCGGCTCCGTCTGCGGGCCCGGTTCCGCCGGTGTGCCCGGCGGACGGCTCTCGCCCGCCACCCGCAGTGCCCTCGCCTCGGCCGGCCTCGACCCGGACGGGGTGGTGGCCCTGGTCGGCCGCGCGCTCGTGGAGGACCTCCCGGTCTGGGAGGAGAACGAGGTGACCGGCCAGATCGGCGCGGTCGACGCGACCTCCGAGGCGACGGTCGACCCCGCTCTCGTCGGGCACGGCGCCATCGTCTCGCGGGCCGCGGGCGTCGTCGCCGGCCTGCCGGTCGCCGCCGCCGTCTTCGAGAGCCTGCTCGGGCCGGCCGCGACCGTCACCCTGACCGCTCGCGACGGCGACCCTGTCCCGCCGGGTACCACGGTGGCCTACGTCAACGGGCCGGTCCGCGGCCTGCTCACCGCCGAACGTACCGCGCTGAACCTGCTGTGCCACCTGTCCGGGATCGCCACCCTGACGCGGGCCTGGGTCGACGCGGTCGCCGGCACCGGCGCGATGATCCGCGACACCCGCAAGACGCTACCCGGCCTGCGCGCGCTGGAGAAGTACGCGGTGCGCTGCGGGGGCGGGGTGAACCACCGCATGTCGTTGACGGACGCAGCCCTGATCAAGGACAACCACGTGGTCGCGGCGGGCGGCGTGGCGGCGGCGTTCGCCGCGGTGCGGGCACGGTTCCCCGGGCTGCCCGTCGAGGTCGAATGCGACACCGTCGACCAGGTCGCGGAGGCCGTCGATGCCGGATGTGATCTCATCCTCTGCGACAATATGTCGCTGGCGGACCTGCGAGCCGCGGTCCAGCTCGCCCGTCCGGCCGGGGTGCGGCTCGAGGCGAGCGGCGGCCTGACCCTGCGAACGGCGGCGGCGGTGGCAGCCGTCGGCGTCGACTATCTCGCCGTCGGCGCCCTGACCCATTCGGCGCCCGCTCTCGACCTCGGCCTCGATCTCGCCCTGGACCCCGATCATCGCCCGGGATCGGCCACCGCGGGCCCACCGATCGAGGATCTGATCGTGGAGGAATCCTGATGCTGCTCGCCATCGACGTCGGTAACACCAACACCGTCGTCGGCGTGTTCGAGGGTGAACACCTCGCCGACTCCTGGCGGGTGCGCACCGACCCGCAGGCGACCGCGGACGAACTGGTGCTTCTCTACCGCGGCCTGCTCGGCGAGTACCAGGTCACCGGTGTCTCGATCTGCTCAACCGTTCCCGCCGCGCTTCGAGCGCTGCGCCGGATGGTGGTCCGGGCCTTCCACGACATCCCGGTCGTCATCGTCGAACCGGGGACGCGGACCGGGGTTCCCATCCTCATCGACAATCCGAAGGAAGCCGGCGCGGACCGCATCATGAACACACTCGCCGCGCACCACCTCTACGGCGGGCCGGCGATCGTCGTCGACTTCGGCACCTCGACGAACCTGGACATCGTCTCGGCACGCGGCGAGTTCATCGGCGGAATCTTCGCACCGGGCATCGAGATCGCGCTGGACGCACTCGCGTCCCGGGCGGCCCAGCTCCGTAAGGTGGAACTGGTCGCGCCACGTTCCGTCATCGGCAAGAGCACGGTCGAGGCACTCCAGTCTGGCATGATCTACGGCGTCGCCGGCCAGGTGGACGGCCTGGTACGCCGCATCCGGGCCGAGCTGGACACGGATGCGGTGGCGATCGCCACCGGGGGTCTCGCGTCCGTGGTCATCAAGGAAAGTGAGACCCTTGACCGTCACGAGCCCCATCTGACACTCATCGGCCTGCGTCTCGTCTTCGAGAAGAATATCTGATCCGGTCCCGACCGATCCCGACCGATCCCGACCGGGCTCGTTCGGGCTCGTTCGGGCTGCCTTACGGCGACCAGGCTAATTACGACGATCGTGCATCTCCGGGGCTTCGGCCGGTCCAGCGGATTAGGCAACCGACTCTGCCGAGCGACAGCCACCGGGTTCGACGGACCGCCCTCCCGCGACTCGGTTACGATTCCGTGCCATGCGGGACCGAATCTCGGGAACACAACCCGGCGTATCGTCACATCCCGGCAGCGGATACTTCACTCATCCCTTTCTTGTCACCGCGATGGCAGCATTCTTGTTCGCCGCGGTTCCGATTACATACGGTTGGAATGATCCGGCTTCGGCCGGTCCGCAGCCCCGTACCCTGGCCGTGCTGGGCGACTCCTACTCCTCGGGAGAGGGCAATCCCCCCTTCGACTCGCTGGCCCCCCGGTGCCGGCGGAGCAGCCAGGCCTGGCCACGACTACTGGGCGGTATGGGATCGGGGGTCACCGTCTCGCTGTTCGCCGCGTGTTCCGGAGCCACCACCGGCGCCCTACACGAGTCATTCAAGGGCGAGAAACCCCAGCTGGCCCAGCTACGTGCACTGGGCCGGGCCCCGGACGTCGTCACCATCACCATCGGCGGCAACGATGCCGGATTCGGCAGAGTCATCTTCAGTTGTTATGCGTGGAGATGCTTCTGGGATGGCAACGACCGCCGCGAGCGCGATCTTGTCACCAAGGAACTCCCGGGTGTCCTGAGCGCCAACTACACGGCGGTGAAGGCCGCCGCCCCGCATTCGCGGATCATCGTGGTCGGCTATCCCTACATATTTCCGGACAACCAACTCAACAACATCTGTACCTGGCTGACCAACAGGGAACGTCGACAGCTGACGAGGCTGAACAGACAGCTCGACCGGGTCATCAGAAAAGCCGCGTCGGATGCGGGAGTGGAGTTCGTCTCGACGGATCGGGTGCTACGCGGTCACGAAATCTGCACACCGGACCCGTGGGTGGCTCCGGTCAATCTGTTCGGACCGACACGTGATCTGAGCGCGCACCCCACCATGCACGGGCAGCAGGCCATCGCCGAGGCCGTCCAGCGCCATCTCGCCATGGACAGCTGGTGACGCGGGCCGACCATCCCGGCAACCGCGCGATGTCGAACCACTCATGATGCCGACCCGATGACTCGTGGGCATAGCACTGATGGCGACTCCAGTTGACGCCAGACATGAAGTTAGGCTTACTTAAAGTTATGCTCATGCTCACGCTCACGCCACTCCGCGGGAGATCCCGCACCCTGGCACAGCTACGCCCGGCCCAGCCGCGACACACCTCCCGGTCCCGGCAGTGAAGCAGTCGGTGAACGAACGCCGCACCGGCTCGGCGGCGTCCCCGGCGGCGCCTTCCAGGGAGGTGGCCCCCGAGGGGACGGCGCCGGAATTCTCCGGGGGTACCGTTCAGTGCGCCGAACCGCCGTTCGAGGCGAGCCTGCGGGACCTCGCCGAGGTGCTGGAGCCACGCGGTGTGCAGTTCGGGATGCCGGACGGCCCGGGCTGGGCCGACTGTGCCTTCCTGACCGGGCCAGCAGGCGTGGCCGAGGCCTTGGCCCGGGTGGGCGACACGCACGGCGCCAGCCCGGAGGTCGCCGCGAGCTACCTGGCGAACTGGTACTCGGCGAACGTCGCCGCCCCGGCCATCGCCTGTTTCGTCCTCCTGCACCGGGTGCCGGCCCTGACCCCGGCGACGATGTCCCTGCGCGTCCTCGACGGCGGCTGGTTCGACCAGACCGCGTTCCACCGACCGGCCATGACCGTCCTGGCGGATGACCCGATCGCGGGGGGCGCCACCGCCGGAGACGGGATGAATGCCCGGATCGGCGTGGTCGGGGACGTCGCCGCGTTGCGCGGTCGCCTGGTCGAGGAGGTGCTCGCGCATCTCCAACCGTTCGTCGAGGAGCTGCGGGGACGGGTCCGGCTCGGCCTTCCGGCGCTGTGGGGTGCGGTGGCCGCGCAGTGCGCCCGCGCCTTCCTGCTGACCGAGCGCGCGACCGGCGATCCCCACCTCGGCCGAGTGGAGGCCGACGCCTTCTTCTCCCGGGCCACGCCCACCATCCGGGCCCGGCCCCGTTGGCACGAGTTCGTCCACCACGGCCGACGGTACACCGGCATACGCCGTGGGTCGTGCTGCCTGGCCTACCGGCTTGGTGACGACTACTGCACCTCGTGTCCCTTTACTGGTGACCAGGATCGCGAGGAACGGCTGCGCGCCTGGATCGACACGCAGGGCAATGGAGGCCTTGCGGTCTGAGAGCCACCCGAAGTACAGCCCGAGTATGCGCACGTAAAGTAGTTACTCGCGAGATGCAAGCAAGATCCGTCGCCGAAACTCCCCAGGGCGACGACAATGAGTAACATTGACAACGCAAAACGATATACATGTGAG
Coding sequences within:
- a CDS encoding phosphoribosylaminoimidazolesuccinocarboxamide synthase; translated protein: MPLTHEEFAGLTHLGSGKVRELFAVGDDAVLLVASDRISAFDVVLPTEIPDKGAVLTGLSLWWFDQLADLVPSHVVSSNVDEYPAELTPYTEQLRGRSMLCRRLNMVQIECVARGYLTGSGLKDYQRTGAVSGHPLPTGLVDGSKLPAPIYTPSTKAPIGEHDENISRADAAGRIGTELAAELERLTLQIFGRASVLAAERGILLADTKFEFGHDTQGTLRLADEVLTPDSSRFWPEDTWRPGASQPSFDKQYIRDYLTSTGWDRTAPGPELPADVVEATRVRYVEAYERLTGISFKDYLSTV
- a CDS encoding SGNH/GDSL hydrolase family protein, giving the protein MAAFLFAAVPITYGWNDPASAGPQPRTLAVLGDSYSSGEGNPPFDSLAPRCRRSSQAWPRLLGGMGSGVTVSLFAACSGATTGALHESFKGEKPQLAQLRALGRAPDVVTITIGGNDAGFGRVIFSCYAWRCFWDGNDRRERDLVTKELPGVLSANYTAVKAAAPHSRIIVVGYPYIFPDNQLNNICTWLTNRERRQLTRLNRQLDRVIRKAASDAGVEFVSTDRVLRGHEICTPDPWVAPVNLFGPTRDLSAHPTMHGQQAIAEAVQRHLAMDSW
- the panC gene encoding pantoate--beta-alanine ligase, producing the protein MTTVSSTTPGRPSTESRDQAATATVPSARSIAPSARPSTLPGSSRPVLARDRAELRAGLAALDRQANIARRGEGGPPAPDDAPTRAAAGHPRPTRAVVMTMGALHEGHASLLRAARAQADQVVATIYVNPLQFGAGEDLDRYPRTLAADLDVCAGEGVDLVFVPRAIHDPPPLVRLQAGPLGELLEGAARPGHFDGMLTLVGTMLHLVRPDLAFFGRKDAQQLVCIRRMVADLAFDVTVIGVETVREPDGLAMSSRNVYLTPDQRRSALALSRALAAGARAQAGGRDTVLATAREVLAAADGVDVDYLALASPDDLRPVRSGPALLLVAARVGTTRLIDNIDLVLPPESPAPAPTGTPASAGSPAVTPRPDRPADRDHPGA
- a CDS encoding L-aspartate oxidase, which codes for MTVLPCRLGAPRPGWMRAADVVVIGSGIAGLTTVLHLRRALPAARVLLVTKAHLDAGSTRWAQGGIAAALAAEDSPDDHLADTLVAGVGLCDEDAARVLVRDGPARVRELAELGARFDRTTDGSFALTREGGHLRNRIIHAGGDATGLEVERALITAVRADESIEVIEHALVLDLLLDSDGRAAGATLHVLGEGSRDGVGAVTAGAVVLATGGMGQIFASTTNPGVSTGDGVALALRAGAVVADLEFVQFHPTALWLPPSRPGAVAELLGGQQPLVSEAMRGEGAVLVDAAGERVMAGVHRLADLAPRDVVAKQMSRVMAAQGVDHLFLDARGLGAATIERRFPSITARCRSAGIDPVARPIPVAPAAHYASGGVRTDLWGRTSVAGLYACGEVACTGVHGANRLASNSLLEGLVFAARIAEHLAGTAPGGRHRVAIPAAPVVGRGSGLTDPAERAELARAMTDGAGVLRSADSLRATAKVLAGLGDLRVSGATVTAGPPAWEMTNLRTVATALAAAAASRTETRGSHWREDFGERDDEHWLGRILTRLNPEGELIVDVEPMRGSR
- a CDS encoding (2Fe-2S)-binding protein, giving the protein MNERRTGSAASPAAPSREVAPEGTAPEFSGGTVQCAEPPFEASLRDLAEVLEPRGVQFGMPDGPGWADCAFLTGPAGVAEALARVGDTHGASPEVAASYLANWYSANVAAPAIACFVLLHRVPALTPATMSLRVLDGGWFDQTAFHRPAMTVLADDPIAGGATAGDGMNARIGVVGDVAALRGRLVEEVLAHLQPFVEELRGRVRLGLPALWGAVAAQCARAFLLTERATGDPHLGRVEADAFFSRATPTIRARPRWHEFVHHGRRYTGIRRGSCCLAYRLGDDYCTSCPFTGDQDREERLRAWIDTQGNGGLAV
- a CDS encoding type III pantothenate kinase, encoding MLLAIDVGNTNTVVGVFEGEHLADSWRVRTDPQATADELVLLYRGLLGEYQVTGVSICSTVPAALRALRRMVVRAFHDIPVVIVEPGTRTGVPILIDNPKEAGADRIMNTLAAHHLYGGPAIVVDFGTSTNLDIVSARGEFIGGIFAPGIEIALDALASRAAQLRKVELVAPRSVIGKSTVEALQSGMIYGVAGQVDGLVRRIRAELDTDAVAIATGGLASVVIKESETLDRHEPHLTLIGLRLVFEKNI
- the panD gene encoding aspartate 1-decarboxylase, which gives rise to MLRTMLTAKIHRATVTQADLHYVGSVTIDADLLAAADLLPGEQVTIVDINNGARLETYAIAGPAGSGIIGINGAAARLVQPGDLVIIIAYGLMDDAEARRHVPKVLFVDAANRIIGHGDDPAEPLPGDPSSLRGDIPVDIPVDIPVPTAAAAVRSAMATQ
- the nadC gene encoding carboxylating nicotinate-nucleotide diphosphorylase; protein product: MSGSAPGSVCGPGSAGVPGGRLSPATRSALASAGLDPDGVVALVGRALVEDLPVWEENEVTGQIGAVDATSEATVDPALVGHGAIVSRAAGVVAGLPVAAAVFESLLGPAATVTLTARDGDPVPPGTTVAYVNGPVRGLLTAERTALNLLCHLSGIATLTRAWVDAVAGTGAMIRDTRKTLPGLRALEKYAVRCGGGVNHRMSLTDAALIKDNHVVAAGGVAAAFAAVRARFPGLPVEVECDTVDQVAEAVDAGCDLILCDNMSLADLRAAVQLARPAGVRLEASGGLTLRTAAAVAAVGVDYLAVGALTHSAPALDLGLDLALDPDHRPGSATAGPPIEDLIVEES